In Campylobacteraceae bacterium, a genomic segment contains:
- the cmoA gene encoding carboxy-S-adenosyl-L-methionine synthase CmoA, translating to MKDTVFEKSINKQFEFDEEVASVFDDMLNRSVPYYKEMQRLSINFALNFLEKDDKVFDLGCSTASTLIELSKHAKIPLNLYGIDSSSAMLKRAQNKCNAFGVHINLIESDIFDYPLDDAKLIMSNYTLQFIRPLKREKLIKKIHSSLNKKGIFIFCEKVISNNNTLNKQCIDEYYMFKKEQGYSEFEISQKREALENVLIPYTEEENIKMIKDAGFSHCETLFKWVNFATFIAIK from the coding sequence ATGAAAGACACAGTATTTGAGAAATCTATAAATAAACAATTTGAGTTTGATGAAGAAGTTGCTTCTGTATTTGATGACATGTTAAATAGATCCGTACCTTATTATAAAGAGATGCAGCGATTAAGTATTAATTTTGCATTAAACTTTCTTGAAAAAGACGATAAAGTATTTGATTTAGGATGTTCAACAGCAAGCACACTTATTGAACTTTCCAAACACGCGAAGATTCCCTTGAATCTTTATGGCATTGATAGCTCTTCTGCTATGTTAAAAAGAGCACAGAATAAGTGTAACGCTTTTGGCGTTCATATTAATCTTATAGAGAGTGATATTTTTGATTATCCTTTAGATGATGCTAAATTAATCATGTCAAACTATACCTTACAATTTATTAGACCCCTAAAAAGAGAAAAATTAATTAAAAAAATACATTCTTCATTAAATAAAAAAGGTATTTTTATTTTTTGTGAAAAAGTTATTTCAAATAATAATACCTTGAATAAACAATGTATAGACGAATACTATATGTTTAAAAAAGAACAAGGGTATTCAGAGTTTGAAATTTCTCAAAAAAGAGAAGCCTTAGAGAATGTTTTAATACCTTATACAGAAGAAGAAAATATAAAAATGATAAAAGATGCTGGTTTTTCTCATTGTGAGACCCTTTTTAAATGGGTAAACTTTGCTACTTTTATAGCAATTAAATAA
- a CDS encoding peroxiredoxin — protein MLEIGQDAPDFCALNQDDVEICLRDIKGKWIVLYFYPRDLTPGCIIQAEDFTQQEELFENLDAFILGVSADTTSKHRSFIEKKNLNITLLADVEKIMCEAYGVWQLKKFMGKENMGIVRTTFIIDPSGKIVAIWEKVSVRKKDRKTKEETLHVDDVREKLKQLQNN, from the coding sequence ATGTTAGAAATTGGACAAGATGCACCGGATTTTTGTGCTTTAAATCAAGATGATGTTGAAATATGCTTACGAGATATCAAAGGGAAATGGATAGTATTATATTTTTATCCAAGAGATTTAACGCCAGGATGTATTATTCAAGCAGAAGATTTTACACAACAAGAAGAGTTATTTGAGAACCTAGATGCTTTTATTTTGGGAGTATCTGCAGATACAACATCAAAACATCGTTCTTTTATTGAAAAAAAGAATTTAAATATTACTTTATTAGCAGATGTTGAAAAAATAATGTGCGAAGCCTATGGTGTATGGCAACTTAAAAAATTCATGGGTAAAGAAAACATGGGTATTGTAAGAACTACTTTTATAATTGATCCAAGTGGAAAGATTGTAGCCATCTGGGAAAAAGTATCGGTGAGAAAAAAAGACAGAAAAACAAAAGAAGAAACACTTCATGTAGATGATGTAAGAGAAAAATTAAAACAATTACAAAATAATTAA
- a CDS encoding plasminogen-binding N-terminal domain-containing protein, with amino-acid sequence MFSKKITLFFIVLFSSMALSANVSLKQENLQIFEVIGNKAKITKGNLALGQSGIINHKIGKNNSIILASAEVIETYNSYSVIEFSKFNDLLQEAIPNTTRKVQNKDIFILNYLYSASLLIAPNQESFINIRQVFSNHNFVHSDIFASHLKIEGEPFPSKEFIKEYTTKENIGTIFYAIDQTVYIFDAKSFKKIASFTFPYDEEDAQLPFYTRVEQIEEGQFSWLKGLSWESMAKMLRTFGFLPKENEYDDYELEDEEGNIIENSNLTVTEQYNLYYIKFLGLNDD; translated from the coding sequence ATGTTCAGCAAAAAAATTACACTTTTTTTTATAGTACTTTTTTCTTCAATGGCACTTAGTGCTAATGTATCACTTAAACAAGAGAATTTACAGATTTTTGAAGTAATAGGTAATAAAGCCAAAATTACAAAAGGAAATTTAGCTTTAGGACAATCTGGAATAATCAATCACAAAATTGGAAAAAACAATTCAATTATTCTTGCAAGTGCAGAAGTAATAGAAACATATAATTCATATTCTGTGATTGAGTTTAGTAAATTTAATGATCTGCTTCAAGAAGCAATTCCAAATACAACAAGAAAAGTACAAAATAAAGATATCTTTATTTTAAACTACTTATATTCTGCTTCTTTATTAATAGCACCCAATCAAGAAAGTTTTATAAACATACGACAAGTTTTTTCCAATCATAACTTTGTACATTCAGATATTTTTGCTTCACATTTAAAAATTGAGGGAGAACCTTTTCCTTCTAAAGAATTTATAAAAGAATATACTACGAAAGAAAATATTGGTACAATTTTTTATGCAATTGACCAAACTGTTTATATTTTTGATGCAAAATCATTTAAAAAAATTGCTTCTTTCACTTTTCCTTATGATGAAGAAGATGCACAACTTCCATTTTATACACGAGTTGAGCAAATTGAAGAAGGTCAGTTTTCATGGTTAAAAGGTCTTTCATGGGAATCAATGGCAAAAATGTTAAGAACATTTGGATTTTTACCAAAAGAAAATGAATACGATGACTATGAATTAGAAGATGAAGAAGGAAATATTATTGAAAACAGTAATTTAACAGTTACAGAACAATATAATTTATATTATATTAAATTCTTAGGGTTAAATGATGATTAA
- a CDS encoding YihY/virulence factor BrkB family protein → MEKKLIPKIIKTLTSFFNDDTSYYAASLSFFTIFSMLPILALLIFIVSSLQIFQEYLEQFMALILDSLNPTNSVVIVQTFNNFISNTDKLGYMGIVYMCFVFIMFFKDYEYIVNKIHNCKRKPLYKTFFFYLFFLIALPFSFIIFSIIITFYSNSFFIKIISFFFPWLTMYYLFKLSVNTYIVPKAALISSFFTLASIAITKNLFVFYVLYNQTYTTLYGSLSTLLFVFFWIYLSWMIFLYGIKMCHKLNIKELKKHHK, encoded by the coding sequence ATGGAAAAAAAACTAATTCCTAAAATCATAAAAACATTAACATCATTTTTTAATGATGATACAAGTTATTATGCGGCATCACTTAGTTTTTTTACTATCTTTTCAATGTTACCTATATTAGCTTTACTTATTTTCATAGTATCCTCTTTACAAATCTTTCAAGAATACTTAGAACAATTTATGGCATTAATTCTGGATTCTTTAAATCCAACAAATTCTGTTGTTATAGTGCAAACATTTAATAATTTTATTTCCAACACTGATAAACTCGGATATATGGGCATTGTTTATATGTGTTTTGTTTTTATTATGTTTTTTAAAGATTATGAATATATTGTTAATAAAATACATAATTGTAAAAGAAAACCACTGTATAAAACATTTTTCTTTTATTTGTTTTTTTTAATTGCACTTCCTTTTTCTTTTATTATCTTTTCAATCATTATAACTTTTTATTCAAATTCATTTTTTATAAAAATAATTTCTTTCTTTTTTCCATGGCTTACTATGTATTATTTATTTAAATTAAGCGTTAATACCTATATTGTTCCAAAAGCTGCTTTAATATCGTCTTTCTTTACTTTAGCAAGCATTGCAATAACCAAAAATCTTTTTGTATTCTATGTCCTGTACAATCAGACATACACAACTTTATATGGTTCTTTATCAACCCTTTTATTTGTCTTTTTTTGGATATATCTTTCATGGATGATTTTTTTATATGGAATAAAAATGTGTCATAAATTAAACATCAAAGAATTAAAAAAACATCATAAATAA